The following proteins are encoded in a genomic region of Triticum dicoccoides isolate Atlit2015 ecotype Zavitan chromosome 1B, WEW_v2.0, whole genome shotgun sequence:
- the LOC119337007 gene encoding valine--tRNA ligase, mitochondrial 1-like isoform X2, with amino-acid sequence MEEPLDEKDLERKLKKEQKAKEKEEKKLKAKQKEAARLQVQSASDGANKSEKKQKKKGATNENPEDFIDPDTPTGQKKLIASQMAKHYSPSAVEKSWYPWWESSQYFVADAASSKPPFVIVLPPPNVTGPLHIGHAITVAIEDAMIRWRRMSGYNALWIPGMDHAGIATQVVVEKKIMRERKLSRHDLGRDKFLSEVHNWKDQYGGTILRQLRTLGASLDWSRECFTMDEQRSEAVTEAFVRLYKEGLIYRDIRLVNWDCTLRTTISDIEVDRVDLKAETLLEVPGYSNPVQFGVLTSFAYPLEEGLGEIIVATTRIETMLGDTAIAVHSQDERYKHLHGKYAVHPFNGRKLEIICADDLVKATFGTGAVKITPAHDSKDFKVGKQHNLDFINIFTDDGNINENGGPQFEGMPRFTARAAVIDALKEKGLYRGMENNDMELGRCSRTNDIVEPMIKPQWFVNCNTMAKAALDAVKSKEIEIIPPQYEQDWYRWLENIRDWCISRQLWWGHRVPAWYVTLEDDKEKDMGSYIDHWIIARNKSDAVLEAKQRYPKKKYQLDQDPDVLDTWFSAGLFPLTVLGWPDNTADLSTFYPTSVLETGLDILFFWVARMVMMGMLLHGDVPFRKIYLHPIIRDAHGRKMSKSLGNVIDPIDVINGITLEGLQKKLERGNLDQGELEKAKEGQKKDFPDGIPECGTDALRFALISYTSQSDKINLDIKRVHGYRQWCNKLWNAIRFAMVKLGDQYTPPATLAVHSMPPICKWILSVLSKAVGKTVSSLEAYKFSDATSSIYFWWQYQLCDVFIEAIKPYFNGSQEFESARCASRDTLWACLDTGLRLLHPFMPYITEELWQRLPQPKEACRKDSIMISEYPSAVQEWANDEVENEMEIVLDAVSKLRSLLPPTDIHLRRPCFVLCRNLEVAATVGCYQAQIATLASVSSLEILTEDDPTPPDCATNIVNKDLAVYLQLRRALNTEAEHEKLRKKREEVQKQYDTLSQKMSASGYREKAPQSKQDDDMKKLATLLEELEIISEAESKLDAKN; translated from the exons tgAAGAAAGAGCAGAAG GCGAaagagaaggaggagaagaagctcaaggcgaaGCAGAAGGAGGCGGCCAGGCTACAG GTCCAATCAGCATCTGATGGAGCTAACAAGAgtgagaagaagcaaaagaagaaaggcGCCACCAATGAGAATCCTGAGGATTTCATTGATCCAGATACTCCCACTGGACAGAAGAAACTGATTGCTTCTCAAATGGCCAAACATTACAGCCCGTCTGCTGTTGAGAAATC GTGGTATCCTTGGTGGGAGTCATCACAGTATTTTGTAGCAGATGCCGCAAGCTCAAAGCCACCGTTTGTAATA GTCCTGCCACCTCCAAATGTGACAGGACCCCTTCACATAGGCCATGCAATTACAGTGGCAATTGAG GATGCTATGATCCGCTGGCGGAGGATGTCAGGCTACAATGCTTTGTGGATTCCTGGAATGGATCATGCTGGTATAGCTACACAG GTCGTTGTGGAAAAGAAGATCATGCGTGAGAGGAAGCTGTCAAGGCATGATCTAGGGCGTGATAAATTTCTATCTGAG GTCCACAACTGGAAAGATCAGTATGGTGGCACCATATTGAGACAATTGCGTACGCTTGGAGCCTCGCTTGACTGGTCGCGCGAA TGTTTTACAATGGATGAGCAGAGATCAGAGGCTGTAACAGAAGCGTTTGTTAGGCTATACAAGGAAGGTTTGATATATAG GGATATTCGTCTCGTGAACTGGGATTGCACGCTCCGTACAACAATTTCTGATATCGAG GTTGACCGTGTTGATCTCAAGGCAGAGACTTTGTTAGAGGTCCCTGGTTATAGCAACCCAGTTCAGTTTGGTGTTTTGACATCTTTTGCCTATCCTCTAGAAGAAGGATTGGGTGAAATTATCGTTGCAACAACTAGAATAGAAACTATGCTCGGTGATACCGCTATAGCTGTTCATTCTCAGGATGAAAGATATAAGCATCTGCATGGAAAATATGCCGTCCATCCGTTTAATGGCCGAAAACTTGAAATAATTTGCGCTGATGACTTAGTGAAAGCCACTTTTGGTACTGGCGCTGTCAAG ATCACACCAGCTCATGATAGCAAGGACTTCAAGGTTGGGAAACAGCATAACCTGGACTTTATCAATATTTTCACTGATGACGGGAACATAAATGAAAATGGAGGTCCACAATTTGAAGGAATGCCACGTTTTACCGCTCGAGCTGCTGTTATTGATGCACTAAAGGAAAAG GGTCTATACAGAGGCatggaaaataatgatatggaattAGGACGTTGTTCGAGAACTAATGATATTGTGGAGCCAATGATCAAGCCCCAATGGTTTGTTAATTGTAATACCATGGCAAAGGCAGCTCTTGATGCTGTGAAATCCAAAGAGATAGAGATCATTCCACCACAATATGAGCAAGACTGGTACAG GTGGCTTGAAAACATACGCGATTGGTGTATTTCAAGACAACTTTGGTGGGGACACCGTGTACCTGCTTGGTATGTGACATTAGAAGATGACAAAGAGAAAGACATGGGTTCGTACATTGACCACTGGATAATCGCAAGAAATAAAAGTGATGCAGTACTGGAGGCAAAACAGAGGTACCCAAAGAAGAAATATCAGTTGGATCAAGATCCTGATGTGTTGGACACATGGTTTTCAGCTGGTCTTTTCCCCCTAACTGTACTTGGTTGGCCGGACAATACAGCTGACCTTAGTACTTTCTACCCTACTTCTGTACTTGAAACTGGATTGGACATCCTCTTCTTTTGGGTAGCAAGGATGGTGATGATGGGAATGCTACTCCACGGTGATGTGCCATTTCGAAAG ATTTACTTGCATCCAATTATTCGTGATGCACATGGCCGCAAAATGTCCAAGTCACTAGGAAATGTCATTGATCCCATTGATGTAATAAATGGTATAACACTGGAAGGTCTTCAGAAAAAGTTGGAACGCGGCAATCTGGACCAAGGCGAATTGGAAAAGGCAAAAGAAGGTCAaaagaaggatttccctgatggtaTTCCTGAGTGTGGTACTGACGCCCTTCGTTTTGCTCTGATCTCCTACACTTCTCAG TCCGACAAGATAAACCTGGATATCAAGCGAGTGCATGGGTACAGACAATGGTGCAATAAACTGTGGAACGCCATTCGTTTTGCGATGGTTAAGCTTGGAGATCAGTACACTCCACCAGCAACTCTCGCGGTGCATAGTATGCCGCCCATCTGCAAATGGATACTCTCAGTACTTAGTAAGGCTGTTGGCAAGACCGTGTCATCATTAGAAGCATATAAGTTCTCCGACGCGACGTCATCTATATACTTCTGGTGGCAATACCAGCTTTGTGATGTCTTTATAGAAGCAATTAAACCTTACTTCAATGGATCTCAAGAGTTCGAATCTGCAAGATGTGCTTCTAGAGATACACTATGGGCATGCCTGGACACTGGTTTGCGTCTTCTCCATCCATTCATGCCTTACATAACAGAAGAGCTTTGGCAGCGCCTTCCTCAGCCTAAGGAGGCTTGTAGGAAAGATTCCATTATGATATCAGAATACCCCTCAGCTGTACAG GAATGGGCAAATGATGAAGTTGAGAACGAAATGGAGATTGTGTTAGATGCCGTGAGTAAGCTGAGATCTCTCCTGCCACCAACAGATATACATCTAAG GCGCCCATGTTTTGTGCTCTGCCGAAACCTAGAGGTTGCAGCCACTGTTGGATGCTACCAAGCTCAAATTGCAACGCTTGCTTCTGTATCATCTCTTGAG ATCCTGACAGAGGATGATCCAACTCCACCCGATTGTGCCACAAATATTGTAAACAAAGATCTAGCCGTGTATCTCCAGCTCCGGCGGGCTCTCAACACGGAAGCTGAACATGAGAAGCTTAGGAAGAAGAGAGAGGAAGTTCAAAA GCAATATGACACCCTGTCACAGAAAATGAGTGCATCAGGCTACCGTGAGAAGGCCCCACAGAGCAAGCAGGATGATGATATGAAAAAACTTGCTACTCTGTTGGAGGAGCTCGAGATCATCAGCGAAGCTGAGAGTAAACTGGATGCAAAAAACTGA
- the LOC119337007 gene encoding valine--tRNA ligase, mitochondrial 1-like isoform X1, whose protein sequence is MEEPLDEKDLERKLKKEQKAKEKEEKKLKAKQKEAARLQVQSASDGANKSEKKQKKKGATNENPEDFIDPDTPTGQKKLIASQMAKHYSPSAVEKSWYPWWESSQYFVADAASSKPPFVIVLPPPNVTGPLHIGHAITVAIEDAMIRWRRMSGYNALWIPGMDHAGIATQVVVEKKIMRERKLSRHDLGRDKFLSEVHNWKDQYGGTILRQLRTLGASLDWSRECFTMDEQRSEAVTEAFVRLYKEGLIYRDIRLVNWDCTLRTTISDIEVDRVDLKAETLLEVPGYSNPVQFGVLTSFAYPLEEGLGEIIVATTRIETMLGDTAIAVHSQDERYKHLHGKYAVHPFNGRKLEIICADDLVKATFGTGAVKITPAHDSKDFKVGKQHNLDFINIFTDDGNINENGGPQFEGMPRFTARAAVIDALKEKGLYRGMENNDMELGRCSRTNDIVEPMIKPQWFVNCNTMAKAALDAVKSKEIEIIPPQYEQDWYRWLENIRDWCISRQLWWGHRVPAWYVTLEDDKEKDMGSYIDHWIIARNKSDAVLEAKQRYPKKKYQLDQDPDVLDTWFSAGLFPLTVLGWPDNTADLSTFYPTSVLETGLDILFFWVARMVMMGMLLHGDVPFRKIYLHPIIRDAHGRKMSKSLGNVIDPIDVINGITLEGLQKKLERGNLDQGELEKAKEGQKKDFPDGIPECGTDALRFALISYTSQVILIASFPHFSDYFYCKPLVLKFLIFYQSDKINLDIKRVHGYRQWCNKLWNAIRFAMVKLGDQYTPPATLAVHSMPPICKWILSVLSKAVGKTVSSLEAYKFSDATSSIYFWWQYQLCDVFIEAIKPYFNGSQEFESARCASRDTLWACLDTGLRLLHPFMPYITEELWQRLPQPKEACRKDSIMISEYPSAVQEWANDEVENEMEIVLDAVSKLRSLLPPTDIHLRRPCFVLCRNLEVAATVGCYQAQIATLASVSSLEILTEDDPTPPDCATNIVNKDLAVYLQLRRALNTEAEHEKLRKKREEVQKQYDTLSQKMSASGYREKAPQSKQDDDMKKLATLLEELEIISEAESKLDAKN, encoded by the exons tgAAGAAAGAGCAGAAG GCGAaagagaaggaggagaagaagctcaaggcgaaGCAGAAGGAGGCGGCCAGGCTACAG GTCCAATCAGCATCTGATGGAGCTAACAAGAgtgagaagaagcaaaagaagaaaggcGCCACCAATGAGAATCCTGAGGATTTCATTGATCCAGATACTCCCACTGGACAGAAGAAACTGATTGCTTCTCAAATGGCCAAACATTACAGCCCGTCTGCTGTTGAGAAATC GTGGTATCCTTGGTGGGAGTCATCACAGTATTTTGTAGCAGATGCCGCAAGCTCAAAGCCACCGTTTGTAATA GTCCTGCCACCTCCAAATGTGACAGGACCCCTTCACATAGGCCATGCAATTACAGTGGCAATTGAG GATGCTATGATCCGCTGGCGGAGGATGTCAGGCTACAATGCTTTGTGGATTCCTGGAATGGATCATGCTGGTATAGCTACACAG GTCGTTGTGGAAAAGAAGATCATGCGTGAGAGGAAGCTGTCAAGGCATGATCTAGGGCGTGATAAATTTCTATCTGAG GTCCACAACTGGAAAGATCAGTATGGTGGCACCATATTGAGACAATTGCGTACGCTTGGAGCCTCGCTTGACTGGTCGCGCGAA TGTTTTACAATGGATGAGCAGAGATCAGAGGCTGTAACAGAAGCGTTTGTTAGGCTATACAAGGAAGGTTTGATATATAG GGATATTCGTCTCGTGAACTGGGATTGCACGCTCCGTACAACAATTTCTGATATCGAG GTTGACCGTGTTGATCTCAAGGCAGAGACTTTGTTAGAGGTCCCTGGTTATAGCAACCCAGTTCAGTTTGGTGTTTTGACATCTTTTGCCTATCCTCTAGAAGAAGGATTGGGTGAAATTATCGTTGCAACAACTAGAATAGAAACTATGCTCGGTGATACCGCTATAGCTGTTCATTCTCAGGATGAAAGATATAAGCATCTGCATGGAAAATATGCCGTCCATCCGTTTAATGGCCGAAAACTTGAAATAATTTGCGCTGATGACTTAGTGAAAGCCACTTTTGGTACTGGCGCTGTCAAG ATCACACCAGCTCATGATAGCAAGGACTTCAAGGTTGGGAAACAGCATAACCTGGACTTTATCAATATTTTCACTGATGACGGGAACATAAATGAAAATGGAGGTCCACAATTTGAAGGAATGCCACGTTTTACCGCTCGAGCTGCTGTTATTGATGCACTAAAGGAAAAG GGTCTATACAGAGGCatggaaaataatgatatggaattAGGACGTTGTTCGAGAACTAATGATATTGTGGAGCCAATGATCAAGCCCCAATGGTTTGTTAATTGTAATACCATGGCAAAGGCAGCTCTTGATGCTGTGAAATCCAAAGAGATAGAGATCATTCCACCACAATATGAGCAAGACTGGTACAG GTGGCTTGAAAACATACGCGATTGGTGTATTTCAAGACAACTTTGGTGGGGACACCGTGTACCTGCTTGGTATGTGACATTAGAAGATGACAAAGAGAAAGACATGGGTTCGTACATTGACCACTGGATAATCGCAAGAAATAAAAGTGATGCAGTACTGGAGGCAAAACAGAGGTACCCAAAGAAGAAATATCAGTTGGATCAAGATCCTGATGTGTTGGACACATGGTTTTCAGCTGGTCTTTTCCCCCTAACTGTACTTGGTTGGCCGGACAATACAGCTGACCTTAGTACTTTCTACCCTACTTCTGTACTTGAAACTGGATTGGACATCCTCTTCTTTTGGGTAGCAAGGATGGTGATGATGGGAATGCTACTCCACGGTGATGTGCCATTTCGAAAG ATTTACTTGCATCCAATTATTCGTGATGCACATGGCCGCAAAATGTCCAAGTCACTAGGAAATGTCATTGATCCCATTGATGTAATAAATGGTATAACACTGGAAGGTCTTCAGAAAAAGTTGGAACGCGGCAATCTGGACCAAGGCGAATTGGAAAAGGCAAAAGAAGGTCAaaagaaggatttccctgatggtaTTCCTGAGTGTGGTACTGACGCCCTTCGTTTTGCTCTGATCTCCTACACTTCTCAGGTTATTCTTATTGCTAGTTTTCCCCATTTCTCTGATTATTTTTATTGCAAACCTCTAGTACTAAAATTTCTCATTTTTTACCAGTCCGACAAGATAAACCTGGATATCAAGCGAGTGCATGGGTACAGACAATGGTGCAATAAACTGTGGAACGCCATTCGTTTTGCGATGGTTAAGCTTGGAGATCAGTACACTCCACCAGCAACTCTCGCGGTGCATAGTATGCCGCCCATCTGCAAATGGATACTCTCAGTACTTAGTAAGGCTGTTGGCAAGACCGTGTCATCATTAGAAGCATATAAGTTCTCCGACGCGACGTCATCTATATACTTCTGGTGGCAATACCAGCTTTGTGATGTCTTTATAGAAGCAATTAAACCTTACTTCAATGGATCTCAAGAGTTCGAATCTGCAAGATGTGCTTCTAGAGATACACTATGGGCATGCCTGGACACTGGTTTGCGTCTTCTCCATCCATTCATGCCTTACATAACAGAAGAGCTTTGGCAGCGCCTTCCTCAGCCTAAGGAGGCTTGTAGGAAAGATTCCATTATGATATCAGAATACCCCTCAGCTGTACAG GAATGGGCAAATGATGAAGTTGAGAACGAAATGGAGATTGTGTTAGATGCCGTGAGTAAGCTGAGATCTCTCCTGCCACCAACAGATATACATCTAAG GCGCCCATGTTTTGTGCTCTGCCGAAACCTAGAGGTTGCAGCCACTGTTGGATGCTACCAAGCTCAAATTGCAACGCTTGCTTCTGTATCATCTCTTGAG ATCCTGACAGAGGATGATCCAACTCCACCCGATTGTGCCACAAATATTGTAAACAAAGATCTAGCCGTGTATCTCCAGCTCCGGCGGGCTCTCAACACGGAAGCTGAACATGAGAAGCTTAGGAAGAAGAGAGAGGAAGTTCAAAA GCAATATGACACCCTGTCACAGAAAATGAGTGCATCAGGCTACCGTGAGAAGGCCCCACAGAGCAAGCAGGATGATGATATGAAAAAACTTGCTACTCTGTTGGAGGAGCTCGAGATCATCAGCGAAGCTGAGAGTAAACTGGATGCAAAAAACTGA